Proteins encoded within one genomic window of Ursus arctos isolate Adak ecotype North America unplaced genomic scaffold, UrsArc2.0 scaffold_9, whole genome shotgun sequence:
- the MFSD10 gene encoding major facilitator superfamily domain-containing protein 10 isoform X2 has product MGWGAGGSCTPRPPIRQQTAPETRVITVVFLGLLLDLLAFTLLLPLLPGLLESHSRAHDPLYGSWQRGVDWFAAAIGMPGEKRYNSVLFGGLIGSVFSFLQFLLAPLTGAVSDCLGRRPVMLLSLAGLATSYAMWAASRSFAAFLASRVIGGISKGNVSLSTAIIADLGSPSARSRGMAVIGVAFSLGFTLGPMLGASLSAETVPWLALLFAASDLLFIFCFLPETLPPEKRAPSIAPGFQAAADLLSPLALLRFSAVARGQDPPAGDTLSPLLPRTQEPPPPGPGVFPLPLPVLGTGVHAQLPCPPALPVQQLAAGKDVFLHRPHHGHRAGCLCTEDQPRQGDCSCEGGHLAARAGLPPHRLGAHAACARLGAAALLLRCRGRGALPVLCGCQLWLTRAEGHDHGHTAEPGRPGQGGGTPSGCLSVLAGRGQGLLHRVLWPLPAPLPAPVEPEASSPRAQGRVAEPHPSWGRGGPGRGPPPPRPTFPWAQTRTAQGLQPQRARDTPSPSLGVDGPACRAGSSDSKTFQAFCWLLSVTQGQPGL; this is encoded by the exons ATGggctggggagccggagggagctGCACCCCGCGCCCACCCATCCGCCAACAGACGGCGCCAGAGACGCGCGTGATCACTGTGGTCTTCCTTGGCCTCCTGCTGGACCTCCTGGCCTTcactctgctgctgcccctgctacCAGGGCTGCTGGAGAGCCACAGCCGCGCCCAC GACCCCCTCTATGGCTCGTGGCAGCGAGGTGTGGACTGGTTTGCCGCAGCGATCGGGATGCCAGGAGAGAAGAGGTACAACAGTGTCCTGTTTGGAG GTCTGATTGGCTCGGTCTTCTCCTTCCTGCAGTTCCTCTTGGCCCCGCTCACGGGGGCAGTCTCAGACTGTCTGGGGAGGCGCCCGGTGATGCTGCTGTCCCTG GCAGGTCTGGCCACCTCGTACGCCATGTGGGCCGCCTCAAGGAGCTTCGCAGCCTTCCTGGCCTCCAGGGTGATTGGGGGCATCAGCAAGGGGAACGTCAGCCTCTCCACGGCCATCATAGCTGACCTGGGCTCACCTTCCGCCCGCAGCCGAGGCATG GCAGTCATCGGGGTGGCCTTCTCACTGGGCTTCACCCTGGGGCCCATGCTTGGTGCCTCCCTGTCCGCGGAGACGGTACCCTGGCTCGCCCTGCTCTTCGCTGCCTCAGACCtgctgtttattttctgcttcctGCCAGAGACCCTGCCCCCAGAGAAGCGG gcacccTCCATCGCCCCCGGGTTCCAAGCTGCTGCGGATCTGCTCAGCCCCCTGGCCCTGCTCCGTTTCTCGGCCGTGGCCCGCGGCCAGGACCCGCCTGCTGGAGACA CCCTTTCCCCACTGCTCCCCAGGACTCAGGAGCCTCCGCCGCCTGGGCCTGGTGTATTTCCTCTACCTCTTCCTGTTCTCGGGACTGGAGTACACGCTCAGCTTCCTTGCCCACCAGCGCTTCCTGTTCAGCAG CTTGCAGCAGGGAAAGATGTTTTTCTTCATCGGCCTCACCATGGCCACCGTGCAGGGTGCCTATGCACGGAGGATCAGCCCCGGCAGGGAGATTGCAGCTGTGAAGGGG GCCATCTTGCTGCTCGTGCCGGCCTTCCTCCTCATCGGCTGGGGGCTCACGCTGCCTGTGCTAGGCTCGGGGCTGCTGCTCTACTCCTTCG CTGCCGCGGTCGTGGTGCCCTGCCTGTCCTCTGTGGTTGCCAACTATG GCTCACCCGGGCAGAAGGGCACGATCATGGGCACACTGCGGAGCCTGGGCGCCCTGGCCAGGGCGGTGGGACCCCTAGTGGCTGCCTCAG TGTACTGGCTGGCAGGGGCCAGGGTCTGCTTCACCGTGTGCTCTGGCCTCTTCCtgctccccttcctgctcctgtGGAACCTGAGGCCTCCAGCCCACGCGCTCAAGGCCGAGTAGCTGAGCCCCAcccaagctgggggagaggaggcccGGGccggggacccccccccccccgccccaccttccCCTGGGCCCAGACCAGGACAGCCCAGGGCCTGCAGCCCCAGAGGGCCCGAGACACTCCCAGCCCCTCCCTAGGTGTGGACGGCCCTGCCTGTCGGGCTGGGAGCAGTGACTCCAAAACCTTCCAGGCTTTCTGTTGGCTTCTCTCAGTGACACAGGGTCAGCCAGGCCTCTGA
- the MFSD10 gene encoding major facilitator superfamily domain-containing protein 10 isoform X1, with translation MPGAAMPHPTPGDGGIMGWGAGGSCTPRPPIRQQTAPETRVITVVFLGLLLDLLAFTLLLPLLPGLLESHSRAHDPLYGSWQRGVDWFAAAIGMPGEKRYNSVLFGGLIGSVFSFLQFLLAPLTGAVSDCLGRRPVMLLSLAGLATSYAMWAASRSFAAFLASRVIGGISKGNVSLSTAIIADLGSPSARSRGMAVIGVAFSLGFTLGPMLGASLSAETVPWLALLFAASDLLFIFCFLPETLPPEKRAPSIAPGFQAAADLLSPLALLRFSAVARGQDPPAGDTLSPLLPRTQEPPPPGPGVFPLPLPVLGTGVHAQLPCPPALPVQQLAAGKDVFLHRPHHGHRAGCLCTEDQPRQGDCSCEGGHLAARAGLPPHRLGAHAACARLGAAALLLRCRGRGALPVLCGCQLWLTRAEGHDHGHTAEPGRPGQGGGTPSGCLSVLAGRGQGLLHRVLWPLPAPLPAPVEPEASSPRAQGRVAEPHPSWGRGGPGRGPPPPRPTFPWAQTRTAQGLQPQRARDTPSPSLGVDGPACRAGSSDSKTFQAFCWLLSVTQGQPGL, from the exons ATGCCCGGGGCCGCGATGCCCCATCCGACCCCTGGCGACG GCGGGATCATGggctggggagccggagggagctGCACCCCGCGCCCACCCATCCGCCAACAGACGGCGCCAGAGACGCGCGTGATCACTGTGGTCTTCCTTGGCCTCCTGCTGGACCTCCTGGCCTTcactctgctgctgcccctgctacCAGGGCTGCTGGAGAGCCACAGCCGCGCCCAC GACCCCCTCTATGGCTCGTGGCAGCGAGGTGTGGACTGGTTTGCCGCAGCGATCGGGATGCCAGGAGAGAAGAGGTACAACAGTGTCCTGTTTGGAG GTCTGATTGGCTCGGTCTTCTCCTTCCTGCAGTTCCTCTTGGCCCCGCTCACGGGGGCAGTCTCAGACTGTCTGGGGAGGCGCCCGGTGATGCTGCTGTCCCTG GCAGGTCTGGCCACCTCGTACGCCATGTGGGCCGCCTCAAGGAGCTTCGCAGCCTTCCTGGCCTCCAGGGTGATTGGGGGCATCAGCAAGGGGAACGTCAGCCTCTCCACGGCCATCATAGCTGACCTGGGCTCACCTTCCGCCCGCAGCCGAGGCATG GCAGTCATCGGGGTGGCCTTCTCACTGGGCTTCACCCTGGGGCCCATGCTTGGTGCCTCCCTGTCCGCGGAGACGGTACCCTGGCTCGCCCTGCTCTTCGCTGCCTCAGACCtgctgtttattttctgcttcctGCCAGAGACCCTGCCCCCAGAGAAGCGG gcacccTCCATCGCCCCCGGGTTCCAAGCTGCTGCGGATCTGCTCAGCCCCCTGGCCCTGCTCCGTTTCTCGGCCGTGGCCCGCGGCCAGGACCCGCCTGCTGGAGACA CCCTTTCCCCACTGCTCCCCAGGACTCAGGAGCCTCCGCCGCCTGGGCCTGGTGTATTTCCTCTACCTCTTCCTGTTCTCGGGACTGGAGTACACGCTCAGCTTCCTTGCCCACCAGCGCTTCCTGTTCAGCAG CTTGCAGCAGGGAAAGATGTTTTTCTTCATCGGCCTCACCATGGCCACCGTGCAGGGTGCCTATGCACGGAGGATCAGCCCCGGCAGGGAGATTGCAGCTGTGAAGGGG GCCATCTTGCTGCTCGTGCCGGCCTTCCTCCTCATCGGCTGGGGGCTCACGCTGCCTGTGCTAGGCTCGGGGCTGCTGCTCTACTCCTTCG CTGCCGCGGTCGTGGTGCCCTGCCTGTCCTCTGTGGTTGCCAACTATG GCTCACCCGGGCAGAAGGGCACGATCATGGGCACACTGCGGAGCCTGGGCGCCCTGGCCAGGGCGGTGGGACCCCTAGTGGCTGCCTCAG TGTACTGGCTGGCAGGGGCCAGGGTCTGCTTCACCGTGTGCTCTGGCCTCTTCCtgctccccttcctgctcctgtGGAACCTGAGGCCTCCAGCCCACGCGCTCAAGGCCGAGTAGCTGAGCCCCAcccaagctgggggagaggaggcccGGGccggggacccccccccccccgccccaccttccCCTGGGCCCAGACCAGGACAGCCCAGGGCCTGCAGCCCCAGAGGGCCCGAGACACTCCCAGCCCCTCCCTAGGTGTGGACGGCCCTGCCTGTCGGGCTGGGAGCAGTGACTCCAAAACCTTCCAGGCTTTCTGTTGGCTTCTCTCAGTGACACAGGGTCAGCCAGGCCTCTGA
- the MFSD10 gene encoding major facilitator superfamily domain-containing protein 10 isoform X4 produces MGWGAGGSCTPRPPIRQQTAPETRVITVVFLGLLLDLLAFTLLLPLLPGLLESHSRAHDPLYGSWQRGVDWFAAAIGMPGEKRYNSVLFGGLIGSVFSFLQFLLAPLTGAVSDCLGRRPVMLLSLAGLATSYAMWAASRSFAAFLASRVIGGISKGNVSLSTAIIADLGSPSARSRGMAVIGVAFSLGFTLGPMLGASLSAETVPWLALLFAASDLLFIFCFLPETLPPEKRAPSIAPGFQAAADLLSPLALLRFSAVARGQDPPAGDRLRSLRRLGLVYFLYLFLFSGLEYTLSFLAHQRFLFSSLQQGKMFFFIGLTMATVQGAYARRISPGREIAAVKGAILLLVPAFLLIGWGLTLPVLGSGLLLYSFAAAVVVPCLSSVVANYGSPGQKGTIMGTLRSLGALARAVGPLVAASVYWLAGARVCFTVCSGLFLLPFLLLWNLRPPAHALKAE; encoded by the exons ATGggctggggagccggagggagctGCACCCCGCGCCCACCCATCCGCCAACAGACGGCGCCAGAGACGCGCGTGATCACTGTGGTCTTCCTTGGCCTCCTGCTGGACCTCCTGGCCTTcactctgctgctgcccctgctacCAGGGCTGCTGGAGAGCCACAGCCGCGCCCAC GACCCCCTCTATGGCTCGTGGCAGCGAGGTGTGGACTGGTTTGCCGCAGCGATCGGGATGCCAGGAGAGAAGAGGTACAACAGTGTCCTGTTTGGAG GTCTGATTGGCTCGGTCTTCTCCTTCCTGCAGTTCCTCTTGGCCCCGCTCACGGGGGCAGTCTCAGACTGTCTGGGGAGGCGCCCGGTGATGCTGCTGTCCCTG GCAGGTCTGGCCACCTCGTACGCCATGTGGGCCGCCTCAAGGAGCTTCGCAGCCTTCCTGGCCTCCAGGGTGATTGGGGGCATCAGCAAGGGGAACGTCAGCCTCTCCACGGCCATCATAGCTGACCTGGGCTCACCTTCCGCCCGCAGCCGAGGCATG GCAGTCATCGGGGTGGCCTTCTCACTGGGCTTCACCCTGGGGCCCATGCTTGGTGCCTCCCTGTCCGCGGAGACGGTACCCTGGCTCGCCCTGCTCTTCGCTGCCTCAGACCtgctgtttattttctgcttcctGCCAGAGACCCTGCCCCCAGAGAAGCGG gcacccTCCATCGCCCCCGGGTTCCAAGCTGCTGCGGATCTGCTCAGCCCCCTGGCCCTGCTCCGTTTCTCGGCCGTGGCCCGCGGCCAGGACCCGCCTGCTGGAGACA GACTCAGGAGCCTCCGCCGCCTGGGCCTGGTGTATTTCCTCTACCTCTTCCTGTTCTCGGGACTGGAGTACACGCTCAGCTTCCTTGCCCACCAGCGCTTCCTGTTCAGCAG CTTGCAGCAGGGAAAGATGTTTTTCTTCATCGGCCTCACCATGGCCACCGTGCAGGGTGCCTATGCACGGAGGATCAGCCCCGGCAGGGAGATTGCAGCTGTGAAGGGG GCCATCTTGCTGCTCGTGCCGGCCTTCCTCCTCATCGGCTGGGGGCTCACGCTGCCTGTGCTAGGCTCGGGGCTGCTGCTCTACTCCTTCG CTGCCGCGGTCGTGGTGCCCTGCCTGTCCTCTGTGGTTGCCAACTATG GCTCACCCGGGCAGAAGGGCACGATCATGGGCACACTGCGGAGCCTGGGCGCCCTGGCCAGGGCGGTGGGACCCCTAGTGGCTGCCTCAG TGTACTGGCTGGCAGGGGCCAGGGTCTGCTTCACCGTGTGCTCTGGCCTCTTCCtgctccccttcctgctcctgtGGAACCTGAGGCCTCCAGCCCACGCGCTCAAGGCCGAGTAG
- the MFSD10 gene encoding major facilitator superfamily domain-containing protein 10 isoform X3 — protein sequence MPGAAMPHPTPGDGGIMGWGAGGSCTPRPPIRQQTAPETRVITVVFLGLLLDLLAFTLLLPLLPGLLESHSRAHDPLYGSWQRGVDWFAAAIGMPGEKRYNSVLFGGLIGSVFSFLQFLLAPLTGAVSDCLGRRPVMLLSLAGLATSYAMWAASRSFAAFLASRVIGGISKGNVSLSTAIIADLGSPSARSRGMAVIGVAFSLGFTLGPMLGASLSAETVPWLALLFAASDLLFIFCFLPETLPPEKRAPSIAPGFQAAADLLSPLALLRFSAVARGQDPPAGDRLRSLRRLGLVYFLYLFLFSGLEYTLSFLAHQRFLFSSLQQGKMFFFIGLTMATVQGAYARRISPGREIAAVKGAILLLVPAFLLIGWGLTLPVLGSGLLLYSFAAAVVVPCLSSVVANYGSPGQKGTIMGTLRSLGALARAVGPLVAASVYWLAGARVCFTVCSGLFLLPFLLLWNLRPPAHALKAE from the exons ATGCCCGGGGCCGCGATGCCCCATCCGACCCCTGGCGACG GCGGGATCATGggctggggagccggagggagctGCACCCCGCGCCCACCCATCCGCCAACAGACGGCGCCAGAGACGCGCGTGATCACTGTGGTCTTCCTTGGCCTCCTGCTGGACCTCCTGGCCTTcactctgctgctgcccctgctacCAGGGCTGCTGGAGAGCCACAGCCGCGCCCAC GACCCCCTCTATGGCTCGTGGCAGCGAGGTGTGGACTGGTTTGCCGCAGCGATCGGGATGCCAGGAGAGAAGAGGTACAACAGTGTCCTGTTTGGAG GTCTGATTGGCTCGGTCTTCTCCTTCCTGCAGTTCCTCTTGGCCCCGCTCACGGGGGCAGTCTCAGACTGTCTGGGGAGGCGCCCGGTGATGCTGCTGTCCCTG GCAGGTCTGGCCACCTCGTACGCCATGTGGGCCGCCTCAAGGAGCTTCGCAGCCTTCCTGGCCTCCAGGGTGATTGGGGGCATCAGCAAGGGGAACGTCAGCCTCTCCACGGCCATCATAGCTGACCTGGGCTCACCTTCCGCCCGCAGCCGAGGCATG GCAGTCATCGGGGTGGCCTTCTCACTGGGCTTCACCCTGGGGCCCATGCTTGGTGCCTCCCTGTCCGCGGAGACGGTACCCTGGCTCGCCCTGCTCTTCGCTGCCTCAGACCtgctgtttattttctgcttcctGCCAGAGACCCTGCCCCCAGAGAAGCGG gcacccTCCATCGCCCCCGGGTTCCAAGCTGCTGCGGATCTGCTCAGCCCCCTGGCCCTGCTCCGTTTCTCGGCCGTGGCCCGCGGCCAGGACCCGCCTGCTGGAGACA GACTCAGGAGCCTCCGCCGCCTGGGCCTGGTGTATTTCCTCTACCTCTTCCTGTTCTCGGGACTGGAGTACACGCTCAGCTTCCTTGCCCACCAGCGCTTCCTGTTCAGCAG CTTGCAGCAGGGAAAGATGTTTTTCTTCATCGGCCTCACCATGGCCACCGTGCAGGGTGCCTATGCACGGAGGATCAGCCCCGGCAGGGAGATTGCAGCTGTGAAGGGG GCCATCTTGCTGCTCGTGCCGGCCTTCCTCCTCATCGGCTGGGGGCTCACGCTGCCTGTGCTAGGCTCGGGGCTGCTGCTCTACTCCTTCG CTGCCGCGGTCGTGGTGCCCTGCCTGTCCTCTGTGGTTGCCAACTATG GCTCACCCGGGCAGAAGGGCACGATCATGGGCACACTGCGGAGCCTGGGCGCCCTGGCCAGGGCGGTGGGACCCCTAGTGGCTGCCTCAG TGTACTGGCTGGCAGGGGCCAGGGTCTGCTTCACCGTGTGCTCTGGCCTCTTCCtgctccccttcctgctcctgtGGAACCTGAGGCCTCCAGCCCACGCGCTCAAGGCCGAGTAG